Proteins from a single region of Synergistaceae bacterium:
- a CDS encoding ornithine cyclodeaminase family protein, producing the protein MDILFVNAPDIEKLDLSNDEILGAVEDSIIAQGNGKTVIEPRVHLFPKPDVHGHFNILRGYIEPLGVAGVKVVGDYVYNYKKDLPSEMALLNLYDPDTGAPLAVIDATEITNMRTGALTAVGAKYLAKKKNRILGHLGARGTAFWNVVLLDHLYHFEEIRVNSKRRESAENFAERLRKRLGKPVVIAPDSESCLKGADIMVEATRLIEPQVLLKTEWVEPGTFVVPYGTVSAVELSLTDVMDKLVVDDWGQCRGGVLGSLRRHVETGKLSEETLYAELCEIAAGRKAGREREDERILFWHRGLSINDIALGYLIYSKALERGLGTKLKYR; encoded by the coding sequence ATGGATATTTTATTTGTCAACGCACCGGACATCGAAAAACTTGACCTCTCCAACGACGAAATTCTCGGCGCTGTAGAGGACAGCATCATTGCGCAGGGAAATGGGAAGACGGTCATTGAGCCCAGAGTGCATCTTTTCCCAAAGCCGGACGTTCACGGGCATTTCAATATTCTGAGAGGTTATATCGAACCTCTTGGAGTGGCCGGAGTGAAAGTTGTCGGGGATTATGTCTACAATTACAAAAAAGACCTCCCCTCGGAGATGGCTCTGCTCAACCTTTACGATCCGGATACCGGCGCGCCCCTGGCTGTCATTGACGCCACGGAAATAACCAACATGCGTACAGGAGCGCTTACCGCGGTGGGCGCCAAATATCTGGCGAAAAAGAAAAACCGGATACTGGGCCACCTGGGCGCTCGCGGCACCGCTTTCTGGAACGTCGTGCTCCTGGATCATCTTTACCATTTCGAGGAGATCCGCGTCAACAGTAAACGCCGGGAGTCTGCCGAAAATTTTGCGGAACGGCTTCGCAAACGTCTCGGCAAACCGGTTGTCATAGCCCCTGACAGCGAAAGCTGTCTGAAAGGAGCGGACATCATGGTGGAGGCCACAAGGCTGATCGAACCGCAGGTTCTGCTGAAAACCGAATGGGTGGAGCCGGGAACCTTCGTCGTTCCTTATGGGACCGTCAGCGCGGTGGAGCTTTCTCTGACCGACGTCATGGATAAACTTGTGGTTGATGACTGGGGGCAGTGCAGGGGCGGAGTTCTCGGAAGCCTGAGACGTCACGTGGAAACGGGCAAACTCTCGGAGGAGACGCTTTATGCGGAGCTGTGTGAAATCGCGGCGGGCAGGAAAGCGGGCAGAGAAAGAGAGGATGAACGCATCCTGTTCTGGCACAGGGGACTTTCCATCAATGACATCGCCCTGGGGTATCTGATTTACAGTAAGGCTCTGGAAAGAGGTCTGGGGACGAAACTGAAATATCGATAA
- a CDS encoding putative sulfate exporter family transporter has translation MFLSPKNRRKAKLNTKISGVLVCFIIAFLSTFVSKLQHFMSGPIVGLIICMIIMNTVHMGAEFLKGAKFASKTILNCAIVLVGGTLNIHQVMGTGGRALPMLICNIVIALLVSGYVGRRMKMTSNTCILIGSGTSICGGTAIATAASVINAAEEEIAYAMAAIFFFDIIGALVFPWLAVGMGLTNGQTGILIGGAVNDMSSVAAAEATFNALTGQNLNLALTVKLARTTLLIPLAIFLSIFTARRNVLECDSRGSVYSTLRRVFPWVIVGFVTMAVLNSLGLISGLSRALTGSEGEIEAVLRTCGKFLTTVALCGVGFKIKFRDLMTRGLKPVLLGCVTWISITAFAFLYIYL, from the coding sequence GTGTTTTTGTCGCCGAAAAACAGGAGGAAAGCCAAATTGAATACGAAAATCTCCGGTGTGCTGGTTTGTTTCATCATCGCGTTTCTTTCCACTTTTGTCAGTAAATTACAGCATTTCATGAGCGGACCGATTGTCGGTTTGATTATATGCATGATTATCATGAATACAGTACATATGGGGGCAGAATTTTTAAAAGGAGCGAAATTTGCTTCCAAAACGATTCTTAATTGCGCGATAGTGCTTGTGGGGGGGACTCTCAACATTCATCAGGTGATGGGGACCGGCGGGAGAGCGCTCCCAATGCTGATATGCAACATCGTCATCGCTCTGCTGGTGTCGGGGTATGTGGGACGGCGGATGAAAATGACCTCCAATACCTGCATTTTAATCGGAAGCGGGACCTCCATCTGCGGCGGCACGGCCATCGCCACGGCCGCGTCCGTCATCAACGCCGCGGAAGAGGAGATTGCGTACGCCATGGCGGCGATCTTTTTCTTCGATATCATAGGGGCCCTCGTTTTTCCCTGGCTTGCTGTGGGCATGGGGCTGACGAATGGACAGACGGGCATTTTGATCGGAGGCGCGGTCAACGACATGTCCAGCGTTGCGGCGGCTGAGGCGACGTTTAACGCCCTGACGGGACAGAACCTGAACCTTGCGCTTACGGTCAAGCTTGCGCGGACCACGCTTCTGATACCTCTGGCGATTTTTCTCTCCATTTTTACCGCCCGGCGGAACGTTCTGGAATGTGACAGCCGGGGTTCCGTGTATTCAACGCTGCGTCGGGTTTTCCCCTGGGTCATCGTCGGTTTTGTCACCATGGCCGTTTTGAACTCTCTGGGGCTCATCTCCGGCCTGTCCCGAGCGCTCACCGGTTCGGAGGGGGAGATAGAGGCCGTTCTCAGGACCTGCGGCAAATTTCTCACGACCGTTGCGCTCTGCGGCGTGGGGTTCAAAATAAAATTCCGCGATCTTATGACCAGAGGCCTGAAGCCCGTCCTGCTGGGCTGCGTCACGTGGATTTCCATAACAGCGTTTGCGTTTCTGTACATTTATCTTTAA